The Bacillus kexueae region CCTTCGTAAACTTTTTGATGGAATTCAAGCTTCTCTAAGTCTAATCGATTGACTTCACGTTCACCATTCTTCGCTATTCGTTCAAGCCCTCGCTCTGGTGAAATATCAAAAAATAAAGTCAGTGTCGGCATGATTCCGTTGATTGCAAAACTATTTATTTGAAGCACTTCTTCAATTCCAATCCCTCGTCCATGCCCTTGATAAGCTAACGAGCTATCAATAAAACGGTCACATAATACAATTTTCCCTGCTTCTAAAGCAGGAGCTACTTTCTCTACTAAGTGCTGCCTCCTTGCAGCAGCATATAATAAAGCCTCCGTCCTACTATCCATCATCGTATGTTCTTTATGTAGAATAATTTCTCGCACCTTTTCAGAAATTAAAATGCCTCCTGGTTCACGGGTCGTTAGTACACTTTGGTTAATGCTCTCTAACTCATTTTGTAGCATTGATAAAATGGTCGTTTTTCCAGCGCCTTCTGGACCTTCAAACGTAATAAAAATTCCTTTCATTTCTGTACTCCTTTTTTACTCATATATGTAAATAGCATTATTTTTCAACTGATCTCCACCTTGTATTTTTCCGTTTAAGGATAAAAGATGTCGAATTTGATGAATATGATCCTTTGTAATCTGTTCTCCCTCCATTAATAATGGAATGCCAGGAGGATACGGAACAATCATCTCTGCACTTGTTTTTCCAATGGCTTGTTCAAGAGAAATAAGACACTTCTTTTTATTTCTCAGTTGCTTTGATGAAACTCCCATACTAATGGAAGGTTCAGCGGAGAAAAAGTTAACTTCTTTTTTCTTCTCAAAAGATAGTTGATCCATTTTCAAATTATTTAAGCGACTCATATACGCCTGATTAACGATTAAAGGTAAAACAAATAATACATTGTTCGGATCTGCTAACTCCGTGAAGATCCCTTGCCTTTCTAATAGATGTTGTAAATCAAAACCTGATAGACCATTTGTTGAACGCACGGTGACCTTAAGTGGGTCTTGATCAATATGTAGATCTTTTGAACGTACAATTTCAATTCCTTCAATTTTGTCAATGGCGTCTGTTAATCGCTCTAACCCTTCTGCTACCACTGTATCATCTAAATTGTCCATATACGCTCTCGCCAGATCAAGGGAGGCCATAATTAAATAGGACGGACTACTTGATTGTAGTATTGTTAAATACTTCTTTAGCTCACTTTCATCCACACGTTCACTATTGAAGTGTAAATACGCTCCCATTGTTAGTGCAGGGAGAGTTTTATGGGCAGACTGAACCACAATATCAGCTCCAGCTGAAATTGACGAATTCGGAAACAGATTACTAAAAGGAAAGTGTGCCCCGTGCGCTTCGTCGACTAGAACAGGTATATTACGTCTATGTGCGACTTCAACAATCTTGTTTAGTTCCGTGTATGACAATCCATAATAGTTCGGATTAGTTAATATTATTGCCTTTGCATCTGGATATAAATCGATAGCTTTACGCACCGTCTCAGTGGATACATAAGACGGTACAAGTAGTTCTTCATCCACATTAGGGCTTAGGTAAACGGGTATGGCACCAGAAAGCAAAATTCCATGAATGATGGACTTATGACAGTTCCTCTGTACGAGAACAATATCCCCATCCTGACAACATGACATAATCATGGCTAAATTTCCAACCGTCGATCCATTCACCAAAAAATAGGTTGACTGTACCCCGTAGGAATGTGCAGCTAAGCTTTGAGCTTCTTTAATTGCTCCCTCTGGCGCATGTAAATCATCAAGATTCGTAATTTCAGTTAAATCTATCTTTAAAATTTCAGAAAAGAATCTTTCTCCCTTCTCATGAAAAAAAGTACCGTTTTTATGACCAGGTACATGAAAAGAGATAGGACTACTAGTTTGGTGCTTTTTAAGTACATC contains the following coding sequences:
- the tmk gene encoding dTMP kinase, translating into MKGIFITFEGPEGAGKTTILSMLQNELESINQSVLTTREPGGILISEKVREIILHKEHTMMDSRTEALLYAAARRQHLVEKVAPALEAGKIVLCDRFIDSSLAYQGHGRGIGIEEVLQINSFAINGIMPTLTLFFDISPERGLERIAKNGEREVNRLDLEKLEFHQKVYEGYKRVIEMFPNRIKVIDADQPIQGVYADVKKILAPYFPTVL
- a CDS encoding aminotransferase class I/II-fold pyridoxal phosphate-dependent enzyme is translated as MNYQRTPLFDVLKKHQTSSPISFHVPGHKNGTFFHEKGERFFSEILKIDLTEITNLDDLHAPEGAIKEAQSLAAHSYGVQSTYFLVNGSTVGNLAMIMSCCQDGDIVLVQRNCHKSIIHGILLSGAIPVYLSPNVDEELLVPSYVSTETVRKAIDLYPDAKAIILTNPNYYGLSYTELNKIVEVAHRRNIPVLVDEAHGAHFPFSNLFPNSSISAGADIVVQSAHKTLPALTMGAYLHFNSERVDESELKKYLTILQSSSPSYLIMASLDLARAYMDNLDDTVVAEGLERLTDAIDKIEGIEIVRSKDLHIDQDPLKVTVRSTNGLSGFDLQHLLERQGIFTELADPNNVLFVLPLIVNQAYMSRLNNLKMDQLSFEKKKEVNFFSAEPSISMGVSSKQLRNKKKCLISLEQAIGKTSAEMIVPYPPGIPLLMEGEQITKDHIHQIRHLLSLNGKIQGGDQLKNNAIYIYE